A stretch of the Terriglobales bacterium genome encodes the following:
- a CDS encoding uroporphyrinogen decarboxylase family protein — LDPVLLFADQKTLRRRAHEVLRRAAGRPGHIFNLGHGILQETPVENVKALVEFVREFSISSVVQ; from the coding sequence CTCGACCCGGTGCTGCTCTTCGCCGACCAGAAGACCCTGCGGCGCCGCGCCCACGAGGTCCTGCGCCGCGCCGCCGGACGCCCGGGACACATCTTCAACCTCGGACACGGCATCCTGCAGGAAACGCCGGTGGAGAACGTGAAAGCGCTGGTCGAATTCGTGCGCGAGTTCTCCATAAGCAGCGTGGTGCAATGA